From Lytechinus variegatus isolate NC3 chromosome 16, Lvar_3.0, whole genome shotgun sequence, the proteins below share one genomic window:
- the LOC121429549 gene encoding propionyl-CoA carboxylase alpha chain, mitochondrial-like, with the protein MAAYASATLLQIRLGKSRILSHLRHKVPASFHGDQQYVRNYAVAPWDPSEPTFDKILIANRGEIACRVMRTCRAMGIKSVAIYSEADVNALHVEMADEAVCVGPAASKDSYLNMDRILQAIKDTGSQAVHPGYGFLSENMEFAKRLAEAEVSFIGPGSRAIQAMGDKIESKLLAKEAKVNTIPGFDGVVETPDQAVEVANDIGYPVMLKASAGGGGKGMRIAWNDDETREGFRLSSQEAAASFGDDRLLVEKFIDNPRHIEIQVLADSQGNAIYLNERECSIQRRNQKVIEEAPSTFLDEATRQAMGNQAVSLARAVDYKSAGTVEFLVDSKRNFYFLEMNTRLQVEHPITECITGVDLVQEMIRVAKGHALRYTQDDIPINGWAIESRVYAEDPYKSFGLPSIGHLHRYSEPLHLDKVRVDSGIKEGSEISMYYDPMISKLVTYGATREEALATMEKALDTYIIRGVTHNISLLQDVIANPRFISGDISTKFLQEEYPEGFSGWKLDQSEETNLKAVAGCLYILNQFKAQRFTNQTRVPPTPVSWDQSKLSVFIDGQRQDIVVQMNDAGGKVNINGETLDVNISWSTAQDVITPTINDTTLCLQVISCDTAGNIQLQYKGTIFTLNIMQQEAANLQALMPEKVKPDVSKEVVSPMPGKLHSLHVQVGDSVGEGQEVCVVEAMKMHNSLFSSRDGKVKAIHFVEGDSIAEEDIILELE; encoded by the exons GTACCTGCAAGTTTCCATGGTGACCAACAATATGTACGCAACTATGCTGTTGCACCTTGGGACCCCAGTGAACCT ACGTTTGATAAGATCCTGATAGCTAACCGGGGTGAGATTGCGTGCCGTGTAATGAGAACATGTCGTGCCATGGGAATCAAGTCTGTTGCCATCTACAGTGAAGCTGATGTCAATGCG CTCCACGTTGAGATGGCAGATGAAGCAGTTTGTGTAGGCCCAGCAGCATCAAAGGACAGTTACCTCAATATGGATAGAATTTTACAAGCAATCAAAGACACAGGCTCTCAGGCT GTTCATCCTGGCTATGGTTTTCTCTCAGAGAATATGGAATTTGCAAAAAGATTG GCAGAAGCAGAGGTATCATTTATCGGGCCAGGAAGCCGTGCTATCCAAGCGATGGGTGACAAGATCGAGAGCAAACTCCTGGCCAAGGAGGCTAAGGTCAACACCATTCCAGGTTTCGATGGAGTCGTAGAGACACCGGATCAGGCAGTAGAGGTCGCTAATGATATAG GTTATCCAGTCATGTTGAAAGCTTCGGCAGGAGGGGGAGGAAAAGGAATGAGGATAGCATGGAATGATGATGAAACAAG GGAAGGATTCCGACTGTCATCGCAGGAAGCGGCGGCTAGTTTCGGAGACGACAGACTCCTAGTTGAAAAGTTTATAGATAATCCTAGACATATAGAAATACAA GTATTAGCCGATTCCCAGGGCAACGCAATCTACCTGAATGAAAGAGAATGTTCGATACAGAGGAGAAATCAGAAGGTCATTGAAGAAGCACCCAG tacTTTCTTAGATGAAGCTACAAGACAAGCCATGGGAAACCAAGCAGTATCACTAGCAAGAGCAGTAGATTATAAATCAGCAG GTACTGTGGAATTTTTAGTAGACTCAAAGCGCAACTTCTACTTCTTAGAAATGAACACCAGATTGCAG GTTGAACATCCGATTACGGAGTGCATCACAGGGGTTGATCTGGTACAGGAGATGATACGGGTTGCTAAGGGACACGCCCTTAGATACACACAGGATGATATACCAATCAATGGCTGGGCCATTGAGAGCAGAGTCTATGCCGAG gATCCTTACAAATCTTTTGGTCTTCCGTCCATCGGTCATCTTCATCGCTACTCCGAGCCTCTCCATCTCGATAAAGTCAGGGTGGACAGTGGAATCAAGGAAGGCAGTGAGATCAGCATGTATTATGATCCCATGATCTCAAAG CTTGTTACATATGGAGCCACGAGAGAGGAAGCCTTAGCAACCATGGAAAAAGCCTTGGATACGTACATTATTAGAG gTGTAACTCACAACATATCACTGCTTCAAGATGTGATTGCCAATCCTAGATTCATCTCAGGTGATATCAGCACAAAGTTCTTACAGGAAGAGTACCCAGAAGGATTCTCAG GTTGGAAGCTTGACCAAAGTGAGGAGACCAATCTTAAAGCAGTAGCAGGATGTTTGTATATACTCAATCAATTCAAAGCCCAAAGATTTACAAACCAAACTAG GGTACCACCGACGCCAGTATCGTGGGACCAATCCAAACTGAGTGTATTCATCGACGGCCAGAGACAGGATATAGTAGTGCAGATGAATGATGCTGGAGGAAAG GTGAATATCAATGGAGAAACATTAGATGTCAATATATCATGGTCAACAGCCCAAGATGTAATCACACCCACTATAAATGATACTACTCTATGTTTACAG GTTATTTCATGTGATACTGCCGGCAACATTCAACTTCAATACAAAGGCACAATc TTTACCCTGAACATAATGCAGCAAGAGGCAGCTAATCTCCAAGCATTGATGCCTGAGAAGGTCAAGCCTGATGTGAGTAAAGAAGTTGTCTCCCCTATGCCTGGCAAACTCCATTCCCTCCATGTGCAAGTAGGAGATTCG GTTGGTGAAGGCCAGGAGGTGTGTGTTGTAGAAGCAATGAAGATGCACAACAGTCTCTTCTCATCAAGAGACGGAAag GTCAAAGCCATTCATTTTGTTGAAGGTGACAGCATAGCGGAAGAAGACATTATTCTGGAGCTGGAATAA